The following proteins are co-located in the Nisaea sediminum genome:
- a CDS encoding surface carbohydrate biosynthesis protein, with protein sequence MSSESPRSYKHLYLPIEESARELNARLLLLVAAVNRGYRVVIGQQWLMVHNLYNLTPGVVFFKGLNRIQANWMGLARKYGHRVAAIDEEVTAIAAKRFVLKEVSEESLPLIDRFFQQGQNQHDIYEEAFPDHHERFVITGNPRFDLLRKQFTRAFEGDAVQYRERYGRYILINTNFGFVNTVYGAPEDFIDTCERVGYAYRNDPEDAKFFKDFLELEARNMAAFQVMIRALRDRFPGHRIVLRPHPAENMATWKEALAGEERIHVVFEGSAVPWMLGADFFIHNTCTTGTEAMVLGVPVAAYASFTNWVESIFLSNLVTPVYRDLENLFGAVAAGIADREAFVAAIHAEKGAILRQHISGLDERLATGGVFHGIEQIAPEPVACSIFREGGRLKHGFRRTDYQRKKIDLDTTEFKLRLSNILKATGLGLNAEAEKIGDSLFLVTPTD encoded by the coding sequence GTGAGCAGTGAATCTCCGCGGAGCTACAAACATCTTTATCTGCCGATTGAAGAATCCGCACGCGAGCTGAATGCGCGGCTGCTTCTTCTCGTGGCTGCAGTCAATCGGGGGTATCGCGTGGTGATCGGCCAGCAGTGGCTGATGGTCCATAACCTCTACAATCTCACACCAGGCGTCGTGTTCTTCAAAGGCCTGAACAGAATCCAGGCAAACTGGATGGGACTGGCGAGGAAATATGGCCACCGCGTTGCCGCGATCGACGAGGAAGTCACCGCAATCGCTGCCAAGCGCTTTGTCCTGAAGGAAGTATCCGAGGAGTCCCTGCCGCTGATCGACAGGTTCTTTCAGCAGGGCCAGAATCAGCACGACATCTACGAAGAGGCTTTCCCTGACCATCATGAGCGGTTCGTGATTACCGGCAATCCCCGGTTCGATCTGCTGCGAAAGCAGTTCACCCGGGCGTTCGAGGGGGATGCCGTACAATACCGGGAACGGTACGGCCGTTACATCCTGATCAACACGAACTTCGGCTTCGTGAACACGGTTTACGGCGCGCCCGAAGACTTCATCGATACCTGCGAGAGGGTTGGCTACGCCTATCGGAATGACCCGGAGGACGCCAAGTTCTTCAAGGATTTCCTGGAGCTGGAAGCGAGGAATATGGCGGCCTTCCAGGTCATGATCCGGGCACTGCGGGACCGCTTTCCCGGGCACCGGATCGTGCTGCGCCCGCATCCGGCGGAGAACATGGCAACTTGGAAGGAGGCCTTGGCCGGCGAGGAGCGCATTCACGTCGTGTTCGAGGGCTCTGCCGTTCCCTGGATGCTCGGGGCCGATTTCTTCATTCACAATACCTGTACGACCGGAACGGAGGCGATGGTGCTGGGCGTTCCGGTCGCGGCCTACGCCTCTTTCACCAACTGGGTTGAGTCGATCTTTCTCTCCAATCTGGTAACGCCGGTATACCGTGACCTTGAGAATCTGTTCGGAGCCGTCGCCGCCGGGATCGCGGATCGTGAGGCTTTCGTCGCGGCCATCCACGCTGAGAAGGGCGCAATCCTGCGCCAGCATATCTCGGGTCTGGACGAACGCCTGGCGACGGGCGGTGTTTTTCACGGCATAGAACAGATTGCTCCCGAGCCGGTCGCGTGCAGCATCTTCAGGGAAGGCGGGCGGCTGAAACATGGTTTCCGGCGCACAGACTATCAGCGCAAGAAGATCGACCTGGATACAACAGAGTTTAAGTTGCGCTTGTCGAATATTCTGAAGGCGACTGGCCTAGGGCTTAATGCGGAAGCCGAGAAGATCGGCGACTCGCTGTTTCTCGTGACGCCGACGGATTGA
- the hisH gene encoding imidazole glycerol phosphate synthase subunit HisH, producing MSSPKVTVLDFGIGNLFSVCRAVEKCGADVELVDTCPRADQVERLILPGVGAFAKCLAAMRRYGAVDLAREFAETGRPMLGICVGMQALFEIGEEFGEHPGIGLIPGRVQKLAPAPGENAFKLPHIGWAPLERPAPDRWDGTPLRSVLPGEYAYFVHSFHGMPEHPSAILATTHYGSTRVTAAVAHENVTGVQFHPERSGPVGLRILKQFIAG from the coding sequence ATGAGCAGTCCCAAGGTCACGGTGCTCGATTTCGGGATCGGCAATCTCTTCAGCGTCTGCCGTGCTGTCGAGAAATGCGGCGCAGATGTCGAGCTTGTCGACACCTGTCCGCGGGCCGACCAGGTCGAGCGGCTGATCCTGCCCGGCGTCGGCGCCTTCGCCAAATGCCTCGCGGCGATGCGGCGCTACGGCGCGGTCGATCTGGCACGGGAATTCGCGGAGACCGGCCGCCCTATGCTCGGCATCTGCGTCGGCATGCAGGCGCTGTTCGAGATCGGTGAGGAATTCGGCGAACATCCCGGAATCGGGCTAATCCCGGGCAGAGTTCAGAAACTCGCTCCGGCCCCCGGAGAAAACGCCTTCAAGCTTCCGCATATCGGCTGGGCACCGCTGGAACGGCCGGCGCCTGACAGGTGGGACGGAACCCCGCTAAGGTCGGTCTTGCCGGGTGAATATGCCTATTTCGTGCACAGCTTCCACGGCATGCCCGAACACCCCTCGGCTATCCTGGCGACCACGCATTATGGATCGACGAGGGTGACCGCTGCGGTTGCGCATGAAAACGTCACCGGCGTCCAGTTCCATCCGGAGCGGAGCGGACCGGTGGGCCTCCGGATTCTGAAACAGTTCATCGCCGGATGA
- the hisF gene encoding imidazole glycerol phosphate synthase subunit HisF — protein sequence MRPIRLIARLDIKGPNLIKGIHLEGLRVIGDPQLYAQRYYEQGIDEIIYMDSVASLYGRNNLTDILEHTARHVFVPITVGGGVRSVEDARKLLRSGADKVAINTAAIARPALLTEIAEEFGSQAVVLSVEAKRLGNGGWEAYTDNGREHTGRDAIEWIREAEELGAGELLLTSIDQEGTRKGFDIDLVRTVADRVSIPVIASGGMGSVDDLAKAVLQGHADAIAMADILHYDRMTIAEIREQALSREIPIREIAKA from the coding sequence GTGCGCCCCATCCGCCTCATTGCGCGCCTGGACATCAAGGGCCCGAACCTGATCAAGGGGATCCACCTCGAGGGTCTCCGGGTCATCGGCGACCCGCAGCTCTATGCCCAGCGTTATTACGAGCAGGGGATCGACGAGATCATCTACATGGACTCGGTCGCAAGCCTCTACGGGCGCAACAACCTGACCGATATCCTCGAACATACGGCGCGCCACGTTTTCGTGCCGATCACGGTCGGCGGCGGGGTGCGCTCCGTCGAGGATGCCCGCAAGCTGCTCCGCTCGGGGGCGGACAAGGTAGCGATCAACACGGCGGCGATCGCCCGCCCGGCGCTGCTAACCGAGATCGCCGAGGAGTTCGGCAGCCAGGCGGTGGTTCTTTCCGTGGAGGCGAAGCGCCTCGGCAATGGTGGCTGGGAAGCCTATACCGACAACGGGCGGGAACATACCGGGCGCGATGCGATCGAGTGGATCCGCGAGGCCGAGGAGCTTGGCGCGGGAGAGCTGCTACTGACCTCAATCGACCAGGAAGGCACCCGGAAGGGCTTCGACATCGACTTGGTCCGCACAGTTGCGGACCGTGTCAGCATTCCGGTCATCGCCTCCGGGGGCATGGGTTCTGTCGACGATCTGGCAAAGGCGGTGCTACAGGGCCATGCCGACGCCATCGCGATGGCCGATATCCTGCACTACGACCGGATGACCATCGCCGAAATCCGGGAACAGGCCCTCTCACGTGAGATTCCGATCCGGGAGATCGCAAAGGCATGA
- a CDS encoding N-acetyl sugar amidotransferase, with the protein MFKYPAHIDIDFSKFAPETSDLQTRYGLPQDVQFCSRCVISNQRPNSSVEFKHTKESRKQTIALDEEGVCDACRVAEQKHGAIDWDAREQELVALCDEYRSKDGKYDCLLPGSGGKDSFYAAHILKTKYGMHPLTATWAPHIHTDWGWKNFEAWIHAGFDNYLCTPNGRVHRLLTRLAVENLYHPFQPFILGQKNLAPKLAEQFDIPLVFYGENEAEYGNPKSDVVSPIRSNTYYASKDFDNIYLGGVSLTELQEDFGLEEQDFIPYMPADPDRLEDVGVSVHYLGYYLKWHPQSAYYYAVEHGGFQASPERTPGTYSKYNSIDDKIDDLHYFCTHVKFGIGRATYDAAQEIRSRDILREEGVALVKRFDGEYPDRFEADNFAYMSIPEKEFPVASKNFEQKEMTKEYFLHLADRFRSPHLWQRAEDGSWSLRRTVWQQN; encoded by the coding sequence ATGTTCAAGTATCCCGCGCACATCGATATCGATTTCTCGAAATTCGCGCCCGAAACTTCCGACCTGCAGACACGCTACGGTCTGCCCCAGGACGTGCAGTTCTGCAGCCGCTGCGTGATCTCCAACCAGCGCCCGAACTCGAGCGTCGAGTTCAAGCACACGAAGGAGAGCCGCAAGCAGACCATCGCGCTCGATGAGGAAGGCGTCTGCGATGCCTGCCGTGTCGCCGAACAGAAACATGGCGCGATCGACTGGGATGCCCGCGAACAGGAACTGGTCGCGCTCTGCGACGAATATCGCAGCAAGGACGGCAAATATGACTGCCTCCTCCCCGGCTCGGGCGGCAAGGACAGCTTCTACGCGGCCCATATCCTGAAAACCAAGTACGGCATGCATCCGCTCACCGCCACCTGGGCGCCGCACATTCACACTGACTGGGGCTGGAAGAATTTCGAGGCCTGGATCCATGCCGGCTTCGACAACTATCTCTGCACCCCGAACGGCCGGGTACACCGGCTGCTGACGCGGCTCGCGGTGGAGAATCTCTACCACCCGTTCCAACCGTTCATTCTCGGGCAGAAGAACCTGGCGCCGAAGCTCGCCGAACAGTTTGACATTCCGCTCGTATTCTACGGCGAGAACGAGGCCGAGTACGGCAATCCGAAGAGCGACGTGGTCTCGCCGATCCGCTCGAACACCTATTATGCGTCGAAGGATTTCGACAACATCTATCTCGGCGGTGTCTCGCTGACCGAGCTGCAGGAAGATTTCGGGCTCGAGGAGCAGGATTTCATCCCCTATATGCCCGCAGATCCGGACCGGCTCGAGGATGTCGGGGTCTCGGTGCACTATCTGGGTTACTATCTGAAGTGGCACCCGCAGAGCGCCTACTATTACGCCGTCGAACATGGCGGTTTCCAGGCCTCGCCGGAACGGACGCCGGGCACCTACAGCAAGTACAACAGCATCGACGACAAGATCGACGACCTGCACTATTTCTGCACCCATGTGAAATTCGGCATCGGCCGGGCGACCTACGACGCGGCGCAGGAAATCCGCTCCCGCGACATTCTGCGCGAAGAGGGCGTGGCGCTGGTCAAGCGCTTCGACGGCGAATATCCGGACCGCTTCGAGGCGGACAATTTCGCCTATATGAGCATCCCCGAGAAAGAATTCCCTGTCGCCTCGAAGAATTTCGAACAGAAGGAAATGACCAAGGAATATTTCCTGCATCTGGCGGACCGCTTCCGCTCGCCGCATCTCTGGCAGCGCGCGGAGGACGGGTCCTGGTCCCTGCGCCGCACCGTCTGGCAGCAAAACTGA
- a CDS encoding SDR family oxidoreductase, with translation MDEFNSLPKGSLFCFGLGFTCARLARRVQELSWAAAGTRRHVESPDREGEGIPVHAFSGLAPMERAAEILANVTHIVASIPPGEHGDPILRFHEADLRSLPNLQWVGYLSTPAVYGDRQGAIVHEDDEPNPGSVRGARRLAAERAWVSAFDGTGVSVQVFRLSGIYGPGRNALEQLRAGTARIINKPGQVFNRIHVDDIGTILMASMARPSHGRIYNVADDEACASGDVICYAAELLGMEPPAPIPYNSAELSPMARSFYAECKRLDTGRIRTELGVELAYPTYREGLRRILDDMEAAA, from the coding sequence ATGGACGAATTCAACTCTTTGCCGAAAGGCTCGCTGTTCTGCTTCGGGCTCGGGTTTACCTGCGCACGTCTCGCACGAAGGGTGCAAGAGCTGTCCTGGGCGGCCGCGGGCACAAGGCGGCATGTCGAAAGTCCGGACCGTGAAGGCGAGGGCATTCCGGTGCATGCTTTCTCCGGTCTTGCTCCGATGGAACGGGCGGCGGAGATTCTCGCGAACGTCACCCACATCGTCGCCTCGATCCCACCGGGAGAGCATGGCGATCCGATACTCCGTTTCCACGAAGCCGATCTGCGGTCGCTCCCGAACCTGCAGTGGGTCGGCTATCTCTCGACCCCCGCGGTCTATGGGGACCGGCAGGGTGCGATCGTTCATGAAGATGACGAACCGAACCCCGGATCGGTCCGGGGCGCGCGGCGGCTGGCCGCGGAGCGGGCCTGGGTATCGGCCTTCGACGGGACTGGCGTTTCGGTGCAGGTCTTCCGTCTTTCCGGGATCTATGGGCCGGGCCGGAACGCCCTCGAGCAGCTCCGCGCGGGAACCGCGAGGATCATCAACAAGCCGGGGCAGGTCTTCAACCGCATCCATGTCGACGATATCGGCACGATCCTGATGGCCTCGATGGCGCGGCCGTCGCATGGGCGGATCTACAACGTCGCCGACGACGAGGCCTGTGCGAGCGGGGACGTCATCTGCTACGCGGCCGAACTGCTGGGCATGGAACCGCCGGCGCCGATTCCCTACAACAGCGCGGAGCTCTCCCCGATGGCCCGGTCGTTCTATGCCGAGTGTAAGCGGCTGGACACGGGCCGGATCAGGACCGAACTCGGCGTCGAGCTCGCCTATCCGACATATCGAGAGGGACTGAGGCGCATTCTTGACGATATGGAAGCCGCCGCGTAG
- a CDS encoding NeuD/PglB/VioB family sugar acetyltransferase → MSRTPVHIVGCGGHAKVITSMIAAGDRFEIASFIDRAPAAGTRFLDRPVVAEEVFLAEGGGDAVVFGLGEWQHRAAAVARFKAAGFSSFPAVVAPSATVSPDVTVGEGSVLMPGVYVNAGSEIGDFCVLNTGAILDHDCWLGRGAALAPGVTVGGGCRIGGGAYIGIGASVSHGRTLGDGAVLGGGGFLKDDAGAGEFWAGVPASFIRKRAPGETIL, encoded by the coding sequence ATGTCGCGGACACCGGTCCATATCGTCGGCTGCGGAGGACATGCGAAAGTCATCACCTCCATGATTGCGGCCGGCGACCGCTTCGAGATCGCCTCCTTCATCGACCGTGCGCCGGCGGCCGGCACCCGGTTTCTCGACCGGCCCGTCGTGGCCGAGGAAGTGTTCCTCGCCGAGGGGGGCGGCGACGCGGTGGTATTCGGGCTCGGCGAATGGCAGCACCGCGCCGCAGCGGTGGCGCGCTTTAAGGCCGCGGGCTTTTCCAGCTTTCCGGCCGTCGTGGCGCCGTCCGCCACCGTATCGCCGGATGTGACAGTCGGCGAAGGCAGCGTCCTGATGCCCGGCGTCTACGTCAATGCGGGCAGCGAGATCGGTGATTTCTGCGTCCTTAATACCGGCGCGATCCTCGACCATGATTGCTGGCTCGGCCGTGGCGCGGCTCTGGCTCCCGGAGTGACCGTCGGCGGTGGGTGCCGAATCGGTGGCGGTGCTTATATTGGCATCGGCGCCTCGGTGTCGCACGGACGGACGCTCGGAGACGGCGCGGTTCTGGGCGGTGGCGGTTTCCTGAAGGATGATGCTGGGGCGGGCGAATTCTGGGCCGGGGTTCCGGCGTCCTTTATCCGCAAGCGTGCGCCCGGCGAAACGATACTGTGA